The sequence below is a genomic window from Coffea arabica cultivar ET-39 chromosome 4c, Coffea Arabica ET-39 HiFi, whole genome shotgun sequence.
TGGGGGCCCTTATGTTATTGTTGGAGCTGCTGCTGTGGCCATTCTGAAGAAGAAGCAAGCCTTGCTACTGGTTCTTCATAGGgatgataaaattttggtggcTGCAATCTACTATTTTGCCCAATGAGAGAGAGCGGGTGCGGTCGGTGGCGGTAgtgaattttgttttgttttgagaGATACAGTTATAGTAGCAGTAGAGCAAAGAAATGGTCTGTTGGTCGACTCTGTTGCACTTTGGGAAGTGGGGGCCTACTGAGAGACAATCAATCACCCATCCGTGCAAATCTCCATTTTGTAGCGACTTtcctttcttgtcttcttaCTTCTTCTTCATATGCATCTGCTAGCCGTTCAGCTACATTAATTCTTTTCAGCAGCCCAGGTATGATCTCTGTTGACCGGCTGCACATGTCCTTGTCAATCCACGGCTAAAATCTGCAGCTACCATCCACGTACACCGCAAATCTCTGCCCAAGATTTCTTGAGGTCCACGAAGTTATGATCTTGAACATTTTCTCACACCTGTACAATGGGAAAGGCTGATTGTTGGCTTCTCGCATGCTTCCAGTTCAGCAACTTCTTTGGCTGCAATggagtttttctttgttcaagttCGGGAAGCAATCCCATTTTACCGAGTGGAACACAGCTCATTGCGGATAAAAATGCCCTTCGTATTTCAACTTACGTCTCACATGGTTGTAGATTCCGTCGGTATTAACTGCTGATTTTAACAGAAGGTTTAACATTTTGTACTTTGGATAGATTAGAAGCCAAAAGTTTACTTTTAATTATTTGGGGGCTAAAAATTTATCCGGCTAATAATTTGAGGGCCACTAGGACTTTTTGCCCTAGATATTACTTATAAGCTGGCTTCCTCCTGTTAGGAATTAGGATTAGGACTAGGATTAGGAGGTAGATATTCCATGCCCTTGCCACAAAAGATGACCAGCCTATGCTTTCAATATTCCAATCCCGTCATTATTGTCTCATCTTGATTTTGCTGTATTCATtttgaatctatcaaaaattttAACATGTATCAAATTTGGAGGCAATCTGTGCCCTTATATTCCATCTAGAAGACTAGAGCCGTCGGGAGGGAGATCCTTTTATCAGCAGCTGCATCTGAGTATTTCCATGATTGCATCCAATAGGTTAATGACCAATAGCAAAGAAAGCCATTAATCATTTCGGACTTGCATGGGATGGTTCaataataaatttcaaattttagagtaTACACGTATCCACCATCCAGATTACAAGTTGAGGTTGTTTTGCAAAATATTAAAAGTTGAGGGTtatttttgtaatattttgaaattttttagttCACTCTTCCATTCCTTCGctccctctcctcctcctcctcgcACCTTCTGTGTGGCAGTAACGAAATCCTAACTATTCAGTTTTTCGCCGCTTCTGCTGAGAGCCCCGCCCGGTTGACGGCGATGCCAACACCTGAACGTCTCCAATACAGGTATTACCTCTTTTGCCTCAGCTCTCCAAATTTCCCTCACCGTTTCCTAATTCATGTTGGTttgaaagaaaattagaaaaattgatGCTTTTTCTTGACTCAAAGGTGAGGTGCCTGTTCATCTGCTGACGTAGTCCAGTCTCCTCAATTCTTTCCCACAAAGTAATGGTTTTTAGTTCTATCGTGAATCTAAAAAGTCTTGGTTTCTCTGTATTTTGATGTTTGAGAGTTCAAGTGATCTAAAAGCTATCTTATTACCCTCATTTTCAGTTAGTAGCTTTCAAGCCTGCAACATTACCAATATCCCTTGATTTTCTTTGATTAAGCTCAAAGATTGTATCTTTTTTGTTATTTCTATGATGGGCTATATAGTTTGTGATTGCTCTTTTTAGGGAATTTATTCCTTATCGTATGCAGCTGATAAAGCTGGCATTTTTATACTAGCATTAAGGGCGGTGAAACATGTATACATCTCTCAAACTGATATCAGAGTTTCTTTCATGTCCacaaattcatttttctttttattttgtccCGAACAAATTACAAGCCCACGAACATATGTTAAAAGTTGACTTATCAGACAGATAAATGCTGATACTGCCATATAATTAGTTGTAAGTTTTCAATCAACCAGAGTTGGAGGCTAGTTTGCATGTATTTCTTCCAGTTTGTTAGTGATGTATTAGCAAAAAATTTCCATCATTAACACTTATCCATGGGAAATTTACTCCTGACAAACAGCTGTGAGAGAATTTTTGGTAAATGAAACATCATTGGACCTTATGTGCATTTTCTCCTGCAACGATTTATTTCCTAGTGTATGTATGCTTTGTGCAATGTCGTTCTTTCAgaattcaatttcaattttttgtcaaaactgCTATCCGTTCTTAACAACAAATGCATATATTCTCAACTTCCTCTTCAGTTTTATTCTCATTTTATATTAAAGGTATTGTTATGATGGAAGTATGATAGACCTAGTTCAATTGCTTCTCTGGATAATCTACCACTTGTGTGCTTCATTTGTCCAACCTTCATAATCTAAACTATCTCTTCTTTTATGATGCTTCTATTCTTTCTGTTATCTGGCTTTCTCTTTTGGTGTCTGCACCTGGaaatatgaaactttttttttttatcttcatgTCATAGGGCATCTTGAAGGACCAGTAGAGAGATGTCAAGGTTCCGTGGATTATGGCAGGCTTCTGTTAATGCTACTAAAAAAGGTACAAGATAACTTTCAACTACTGTTCGGATTGTGGTGTCAATATCTAAGTACAAAAATTCCTCTTTGTTTGCTCTTTTAGAGAGCAATTGCTTTCACATGTCTGTTGTTAGTTACCATGAATACTATGCATCATGAGGCATCATCAGTGCTACCACATAGTTTGTTGTATTCAGGAAGTTTCTTATCTGTTTTCCTATTCGCCCTCTGTCAGACTGACAGTCCATGTGATTTTTAATTGCTGCTGGTAAGTATATATAAGATATGTTGCATGTGCGTTCCATTCAAATCTTCAACTCGGGTATGTTTGTCCAGTACTTTGACGTCTCAAGGCCAGTTGGTCATTCTATTAAGCTTACTGATTAAAAGGTTAAGTATGTTGTTGGATGCCAGAATAATTTTGAGCTTCCACTTTTAAGTTTTTGTCAATGATTCATGAGTTTAAGCATGTCTGTGTATGACCTTGTTCCCCTCATAGGTCGTTGCTGCATTTCTCTTTGCAAAGTGATGCCTTAGTATTGCTCCTCCAGAGAGACTCTCTCCGCTTATTTCTGCCATCATGGTTGTCTTTTTGCTTTAGCTTTCACTATGGTTTAACTGATCACGGGTTTTTATCATTATATGGTTATGTCTCAGCTTGGAGTAAATCATGTTTGTTACATGGTTCATTTGAATATCTCTTCATGTTCCCTATCTGGTTCACTTATTTGCCCTGTTCACGTCTTGCAGCTCTAACTTGGAACGTCGATGACTGGATTCCACCAAGTGAAAAATACATATTTAGCTTTAATTCAAAGGATGAGCTTAAAAAGTGGCATCTCTATTCTGATTCCGAGTATGGAGGTGTGTATTGACAGTTATAGGTGTGAATGCCAGAATTTTCTTATAGCTCTTTTGGGTTCATATTTCATGTACTTTGTTCTAATAAAAAATCTGTGATACATACATGGGGCTACATAGATCTCTAGAACATCGTGAAAGAAGAAAGTGCACTAATGTTTCTCAGAGTTGAAGCATGATATTTTACTGAATTTACCAGTTCTTCCCATTTGTCGATTTTTTTGCTTAATGAAGACAGCTTACTTTGTTACAAGCTGTACTTGTGGAACTCATGTATTTGTTGTTTATAATGTGCCAGGTCTGTCTACAGCATCTCTAGAAATCAAAAATGTTGGAAATGCATCAAGTGTTACTACCGGTCTGTAAAATTTTACAACCTCTTGCCACACTGCAGCTTGAATTTGCTTTTCCTTCAGTTGCCCATTTTGTACACATTGTTGTGCTTAGATACTTTCGTTGTAGGGTAATTAAGTAATGACTAATATAAGGCCTCATCAGCTAAATTAAAAACTTCCTGTGGTTTTCATTAAATGTGTTAAATGTCTTGTTGAGCTACTGAAAATTGAAAATCTATTTCATTAAGCATTCAGAAAATGAGGCTAGTGATACAACATCTCATCGGCTATTACGAGTCTGCATTACAGGCATATattttggtttcttaatttATGCCTTTATTTTGTGTAGGAATATTTTCTGGGCACCTTTCTTCTGAGCTTTCTGAGGGTTCAAGGTGGAACATCAGTCGAAGTGGCTTCTGTGGCATGCGTTCTAGAAAGGTAACGGCTATCCCAACATGCTTAGGCATCCAGAAACATAGATTAATAAGACTGCAATGAGTGTAACCCACCTGCATCTTTTCCAAATTTTATTCATATTGCATGGCTTTGCTTGTGTAATTATTTTTCGCTCTGTCCTTTCCCAGTTTGATGGCTTTATTGACTTGGAATCATATGACTCAATAGCTCTAAAACTTAAAGGAGATGGGAGATGCTATATTTCTACTGTGAGTTCCACACTTCATTTCTGACTTGCAATTATCTTTAGTGGCATTCGTTTTGTATGCTGGGCCAGTTGTGGTATTCATTTCTGTGGGGAACTGTGCATGCATAAACCAATCAAAATGGGTGCATAGAAGCAATAGGGAGGTGATTACCATCCCTTAATTGACTATGAGGTTGGAAAGAGATTGCTGAGCTTTATTTCAATGTAAGTGCAGATTTATACGGAGAATTGGGTGAATTCTCCAGCACAACATGAAGATAACTCGTGGCAAGCATTTGTCTTTGTGCCTAAAGACAACTGGTAT
It includes:
- the LOC113738749 gene encoding probable complex I intermediate-associated protein 30 isoform X1, which translates into the protein MSRFRGLWQASVNATKKALTWNVDDWIPPSEKYIFSFNSKDELKKWHLYSDSEYGGLSTASLEIKNVGNASSVTTGIFSGHLSSELSEGSRWNISRSGFCGMRSRKFDGFIDLESYDSIALKLKGDGRCYISTIYTENWVNSPAQHEDNSWQAFVFVPKDNWYIAKIPIARYLPTWRGNVIDANLEMNPSRVVGMSFSVNAEGGVPGARTGPGDFRVEIDWIKALRTQ
- the LOC113738749 gene encoding probable complex I intermediate-associated protein 30 isoform X2, with protein sequence MSRFRGLWQASVNATKKALTWNVDDWIPPSEKYIFSFNSKDELKKWHLYSDSEYGGIFSGHLSSELSEGSRWNISRSGFCGMRSRKFDGFIDLESYDSIALKLKGDGRCYISTIYTENWVNSPAQHEDNSWQAFVFVPKDNWYIAKIPIARYLPTWRGNVIDANLEMNPSRVVGMSFSVNAEGGVPGARTGPGDFRVEIDWIKALRTQ